A window of the Chloroflexota bacterium genome harbors these coding sequences:
- the recJ gene encoding single-stranded-DNA-specific exonuclease RecJ — protein sequence MTNKKWQVAPPIPDNVLHEFREAGFHPLIAQILYNRGVGSPQEAEAFFHPSEEPNPFRLPDMHEAVTRLREAIRKGELIIVCGDYDVDGVTATALMCETLASLGARVQPYIPNRVSEGYGLSVAAMRQFAEQGCRLILTVDSGIRANPEADWAREHGIDMIITDHHSPRGELPRALAVVNPKRDDSRYPFPDLSGVGVAYKLAQGLLRSHSQLPIRADARPVRESDLLDLVVLGTVADLAPLRGENRALVVRGMEALRNTRRPGLRELIATSALRGPVSVGHIGYVLGPRLNAAGRLYTAMDSYRLLTTRSHEEAKKLAQRLEDCNRERQCLTAEAIERAYPQAHEQAASAALLFVADRDIPEGIAGLVATRLVEEFYRPSVVVQISDGVSRGSARSIPEWNITAALDRCSHLLVRHGGHAAAAGFEVETERLSILREELLRIAHADLEAEALMPTLVVDAEVPLREMTWAFQRELARLEPFGYDNPTPVFLCRNVLVRDSRIVGERHLRLWLSDGVAVWDAIAFKQADRASGLPHHVDVAFSLEVNTWNGQDRLQLHVKEIWPAAG from the coding sequence TTGACGAACAAGAAGTGGCAGGTGGCTCCTCCTATACCGGATAACGTGCTCCATGAATTCCGGGAGGCCGGATTTCACCCCTTGATCGCCCAGATTCTGTACAATCGGGGCGTCGGCTCGCCCCAGGAGGCCGAGGCGTTCTTTCACCCCAGCGAAGAGCCGAATCCTTTTCGGCTGCCGGATATGCACGAGGCCGTTACGCGATTGCGCGAGGCCATCCGCAAGGGCGAACTCATCATCGTGTGCGGCGATTACGATGTGGACGGCGTAACGGCCACGGCGCTGATGTGCGAGACGCTGGCATCGCTGGGCGCGCGGGTACAGCCCTATATCCCGAACAGGGTTAGCGAGGGGTATGGGCTCAGCGTGGCGGCCATGCGCCAGTTTGCGGAACAGGGGTGCCGACTCATCCTGACGGTGGATTCGGGGATTCGCGCCAACCCCGAGGCGGACTGGGCGCGCGAGCACGGCATAGACATGATCATCACCGACCACCACTCGCCGCGGGGCGAATTGCCTCGCGCCCTCGCCGTTGTCAATCCCAAGCGGGACGACAGCCGCTATCCCTTCCCCGACCTCTCCGGTGTTGGGGTCGCCTACAAGTTGGCGCAGGGCTTGCTGCGTTCCCACAGTCAGTTGCCCATTCGCGCGGACGCGCGTCCGGTGCGCGAGTCGGACTTGCTGGATCTGGTGGTGCTGGGTACGGTGGCGGATTTGGCGCCGTTGCGGGGCGAGAACCGCGCCCTGGTGGTGCGGGGGATGGAGGCGCTCCGTAACACCCGCCGGCCGGGGTTGAGGGAACTGATCGCCACCAGCGCCTTGCGCGGGCCTGTATCGGTGGGGCATATTGGCTACGTCCTTGGCCCGCGCCTGAACGCCGCCGGACGGTTGTACACGGCGATGGACAGTTACCGCCTGCTCACCACGCGGTCGCACGAGGAGGCCAAAAAACTGGCGCAGCGGCTGGAGGACTGCAACCGCGAGCGCCAGTGCCTGACGGCCGAAGCCATAGAGCGGGCGTACCCGCAGGCGCACGAGCAGGCGGCCAGCGCCGCATTGCTGTTCGTGGCCGACCGCGACATCCCCGAAGGGATCGCAGGGCTTGTGGCCACGCGCCTGGTGGAGGAATTCTACCGGCCATCCGTCGTCGTGCAGATCTCCGACGGCGTCAGCCGTGGGTCGGCGCGAAGCATCCCCGAATGGAACATCACGGCGGCCCTGGACCGGTGCAGCCATCTGCTGGTGCGGCACGGTGGCCACGCCGCCGCCGCTGGGTTTGAAGTGGAGACCGAGCGTCTGAGCATCTTGCGCGAGGAACTGCTTCGGATTGCCCATGCGGATCTGGAAGCCGAGGCGCTGATGCCCACGCTCGTGGTGGATGCCGAGGTCCCGCTGCGCGAAATGACGTGGGCGTTTCAGCGCGAATTGGCCCGCCTGGAGCCTTTCGGCTATGACAATCCGACACCGGTCTTTCTGTGCCGCAATGTGCTGGTCAGGGACAGCCGCATCGTCGGCGAGAGGCATTTGCGGCTGTGGCTCTCCGATGGCGTGGCGGTCTGGGATGCCATTGCGTTCAAGCAGGCGGACCGCGCCTCCGGCCTTCCGCACCACGTGGATGTGGCTTTCTCCCTGGAGGTCAACACGTGGAACGGCCAGGACAGGCTTCAGTTGCATGTCAAGGAAATCTGGCCGGCGGCCGGCTAG
- a CDS encoding YIP1 family protein → MVERIMRVLRLDTSVFKEIAKDAAATTEAGIIVVAVSLLSGIGAGIRGRFFSHLVWELVAGVVLGWLLWAVVTYFIGTSLFGGKTTVEEMLRVLGYASAPRLLGLFGFIPCVGWLAALVGAILALVAGFLAVREAMEFDTGKAVVTVVIGWLVYLILTAVLAPIVGIGYVLTQ, encoded by the coding sequence ATGGTTGAGCGGATTATGCGAGTGTTGCGGTTGGACACGTCGGTCTTCAAGGAGATTGCCAAGGATGCGGCGGCGACCACGGAGGCGGGCATCATCGTGGTGGCGGTGAGCCTGCTGAGCGGCATCGGGGCGGGCATTCGAGGCCGGTTCTTCTCCCACCTTGTCTGGGAACTCGTTGCAGGGGTGGTTCTGGGCTGGCTCCTGTGGGCAGTCGTTACGTATTTCATCGGGACGTCGCTGTTCGGCGGCAAGACGACGGTGGAGGAGATGCTGCGGGTGCTGGGCTACGCGAGCGCGCCGCGGCTTCTTGGCCTCTTCGGCTTTATCCCGTGCGTCGGATGGCTGGCCGCGCTCGTTGGCGCGATTCTCGCGCTCGTTGCCGGCTTCCTCGCGGTGCGCGAGGCGATGGAGTTTGACACCGGCAAGGCTGTCGTAACGGTGGTCATCGGCTGGCTTGTGTACCTGATTCTCACGGCGGTGCTGGCGCCGATTGTGGGAATCGGCTACGTCCTCACTCAGTAG
- a CDS encoding Rieske 2Fe-2S domain-containing protein, whose translation MADWKPIGPENMLSDGEMKEVQVGGAAVLLARVGGTYYAAQGLCPHMKAHLARGKLSQFEVTCPAHGSRFDVRDGSNTAWVAELPGIAQKASRIFAKPKGLQTYPTRIHDGQVWIGISAD comes from the coding sequence ATGGCAGATTGGAAACCGATTGGCCCCGAGAACATGTTGTCCGATGGGGAGATGAAAGAAGTCCAAGTCGGCGGCGCAGCGGTTCTGCTCGCTCGCGTGGGCGGCACATACTACGCGGCGCAGGGCCTGTGCCCACACATGAAGGCACACCTGGCGCGCGGCAAACTCAGCCAGTTTGAGGTAACGTGCCCGGCGCATGGCTCGCGCTTTGACGTCCGCGACGGCAGCAACACGGCCTGGGTCGCCGAACTACCGGGGATCGCGCAGAAGGCGTCGCGCATCTTCGCCAAACCCAAGGGCTTGCAGACCTACCCGACCCGCATTCACGACGGGCAGGTCTGGATCGGGATCTCCGCCGACTAG
- a CDS encoding phosphotransferase: MTPFYTGKADIHIHSNHSDGAASIREILEYVRKHTDLNVVAIADHDTLDGSLTARDLAHEYGLEAVPAMEVSSRHGHILALWVEQPIPAGLPAGETIALIHEQGGIAVAAHAIEPFSASLLSVRPRVLAPWHLKDLGIDGLEAFNASITIPPMEWVARLAAEWLGVAVTGGSDAHYLGTIGRGVTLFPGHTAADLKAAILERRTTPAGARYALKHYAGHVWHRRISHTRLGLWASRKLAPAYARIPR, encoded by the coding sequence GTGACCCCATTCTACACCGGCAAGGCCGACATCCACATCCACAGCAACCACAGCGACGGCGCCGCAAGCATCCGTGAGATTCTAGAGTACGTCCGAAAGCATACTGATCTCAACGTGGTGGCGATTGCAGACCACGATACGCTGGATGGCTCCCTCACCGCACGCGACCTCGCGCATGAGTACGGCCTGGAAGCCGTCCCCGCCATGGAGGTGTCGTCCAGACACGGGCACATCCTGGCCCTATGGGTGGAGCAGCCGATACCCGCCGGACTGCCGGCGGGCGAGACCATCGCCCTGATTCACGAGCAAGGCGGGATCGCCGTCGCCGCCCACGCCATAGAGCCGTTCTCCGCAAGCCTCTTGTCGGTGCGCCCGCGCGTCCTTGCGCCGTGGCATCTGAAAGACCTGGGGATAGACGGCCTGGAGGCGTTCAACGCCAGTATCACCATTCCGCCCATGGAGTGGGTGGCGCGCCTGGCGGCGGAGTGGCTGGGCGTGGCCGTAACCGGCGGGAGCGATGCCCACTACCTGGGAACCATCGGGCGCGGCGTAACGCTGTTCCCGGGGCACACGGCCGCCGACCTCAAGGCGGCCATCTTGGAGCGTCGCACCACGCCCGCAGGGGCGCGCTATGCGCTCAAGCACTACGCCGGGCACGTGTGGCATCGGCGCATCAGCCACACGCGCCTGGGACTGTGGGCCTCGCGGAAGTTAGCGCCCGCGTATGCGCGCATCCCCCGCTAA
- a CDS encoding bifunctional 4-hydroxy-2-oxoglutarate aldolase/2-dehydro-3-deoxy-phosphogluconate aldolase has product MARFSRLEVLNETLRIGMVPTFYHPDLETSKSIVEACAAGGARVVEYMNRGDNAHRVFSDLVMHFAQADPSVILGAGSVLDPATAALYISSGANFIVGSVFNPEVARVCNRRKVAYMPGCGSASEISEAEEAGVEICKIFPAASVGGPDFVKALLGPTPWSRIMPTGAAVEATRENIQAWFTAGVAAVGIGSNLLRAEWIQAGDWPAISRLASQVIGWIREARGGSLYLGVEHPGLYPYGGATGREIAEWYSRTFGFRMSEGTTSFFVAGPGPGRVEVLKEGGTDRSHVAIEVADFEAAMADLQGKGIELETPKILPDVKAVFLKQTDPAGNRVHLIWRR; this is encoded by the coding sequence ATGGCTCGATTCAGTCGGCTTGAGGTCCTCAACGAAACGCTTCGCATCGGCATGGTGCCCACGTTCTACCATCCGGACCTGGAGACGTCCAAGAGCATCGTTGAGGCGTGCGCGGCAGGTGGCGCGCGCGTGGTGGAGTACATGAACCGCGGGGATAACGCCCACCGCGTGTTCTCGGACCTGGTGATGCACTTCGCTCAGGCGGATCCATCGGTCATTCTGGGCGCGGGTTCGGTGCTGGATCCGGCGACGGCGGCGCTGTACATTTCCAGCGGGGCGAATTTCATCGTGGGCTCGGTGTTCAACCCCGAGGTCGCGCGGGTGTGCAATCGGCGGAAGGTCGCATACATGCCCGGGTGCGGCAGCGCCAGCGAAATCTCGGAGGCCGAAGAGGCGGGCGTGGAGATTTGCAAGATTTTCCCCGCGGCGTCGGTGGGCGGGCCGGACTTCGTGAAGGCGCTGCTGGGGCCGACGCCGTGGTCGCGCATCATGCCAACGGGCGCGGCGGTGGAGGCCACTCGGGAGAATATCCAGGCGTGGTTCACGGCAGGCGTGGCGGCTGTGGGCATCGGGAGTAACCTGCTGCGAGCCGAATGGATACAGGCCGGCGATTGGCCGGCCATCTCGCGCCTGGCGTCGCAGGTCATCGGTTGGATTCGCGAGGCGCGCGGCGGGAGCCTGTACCTCGGCGTGGAACATCCCGGCCTGTATCCCTACGGGGGAGCCACAGGACGCGAGATCGCGGAGTGGTACAGCCGAACCTTCGGGTTCCGCATGAGCGAGGGGACGACGAGTTTCTTCGTGGCGGGCCCGGGGCCTGGGCGCGTTGAGGTGCTCAAGGAGGGCGGCACGGATCGCAGCCATGTGGCCATTGAGGTGGCGGACTTTGAGGCGGCCATGGCGGACCTCCAGGGCAAGGGCATTGAGCTTGAGACCCCCAAGATTCTCCCGGACGTGAAGGCGGTCTTCCTGAAGCAGACCGACCCCGCGGGCAATCGGGTGCACCTGATCTGGCGGCGGTAG